The genomic interval CTCGAGCTCGCTCACCACGAGCTCACGCCACGCCTTCTTGGAGCCCGGTGTCGTCTTCTCGACCACGATGCGGTAGTCGCCGCCGGGGCCGTCGATGCGGAGGCTCTGGAGGCCGCGCTTGTCGGGATCGAGCGTGAACGAACGGAGCTTTACGCCGTCGCGCTCCACCGAGACCTCGGCGATGCGGTGGTTCGCCGTGAAGAGGTCCTCGCCCGCCTTGGAGGTGGCGTCGTAGCCGACCGTGAGTCGGATCGCGGCCACGTGGGCGTCTTTCGGGACGCGGAACGCGATCGCGCCGCCGACGAGATCGCCCGTTTTTCCGTTCCACGCCGTGCCCAGCTTGCCGTCCACGAGAAACTCAGGAAAGTCCTTTGGATTCGCGACTTTGGACGATACCGCCACCTTGGCTGGGACCGTGTGCAAGAGGTTCTCGCTCGCGGGGCTCGCCGGTTTCTTCTCGGGCGAGGTCGCGTCCGTGCCGCCGTCACGAAGCGCTGGCGCCGCGGCCTCGGCGGGGCTCTCGTTCGCGGGAGGCGCCTTGTGGCACGCGGCGAGGGCCAAGGCTGCGCCGAGGACGTGGACGAACCGGTTCGGCGAGGACGGGAGGGACGTCATGCGACGCTCGAACGCCCGAGGTAGCCCGCGATCTTCCCCTCGATCGCCTGAGCCGCGTCGGCGCGGGCGAAGCTCTCGGCCAGCCGGAGCTTTCCGTCCTCGCGCGAGAGCACCCCCTGATCGACGAAGGCCTGGAACGCGTTGTCGAAGAGCGCGCGGCTCACGGCCTCTTTTCGCTCGATCTCGCCGCCGAGGAACATGCGGTCGCCGAGCGCGAGCGCGCGCTTCCCGAGCTCCTTCGGTGCGACGGGCCCCTTCACGAGCGCGACGAGCGCGCGCGCGGCGATGCGGTACCCTTCGACGAAGGGCCGAAGAATGCTCGCGTAAAGGCGCGTGTCGGCGCCGGCCTGGCCTGCGCCCACGGTGAGCTCGCCGCCGTCGATCCGCACGATCTCGCCGTGGTCGATCATGGAGGCGAGCGTCTCGTCGAAGATGCGTTCGAAGGGGGCGTCGGCGCGGAAGCTGAACTCGTGTTTGAAGAGCCGCGAGAGCGCGAGCACGCGACCCGAGAGGGCCTCTTCGGTCATCGGTGGGCCCTCTTGGGCGAAGAGCGCGGTCGCGAGGAGCCCGCGGGAGACGAAGTGGTGGACGACCCCGTTCTTCGAGAGATCGAGGAGGTGGCGGCGCTCGTCGCGGACGACGTAGAACGCGCCAGGGCCCGGGCGTGGCCCCGTCTCTCGGGGCGCGAAGGGGAGGCCCGAGAGCCGCGTTCGCTCGCGCGCCTCACGCTCGGCGGGGATCCCCGGGGTCTTCACGTCGAGGTGCCCGGCGCGGAAGAACAGCTCGGTCGCTTCACGGAGCCCGGAGATGCGCACGACGCGCCCGTCCGACGATGCGCTCGGTGAGAACCGCGCGCCGAACCGGGAGAGCAGCTCGAAGACACGCGTAGCGAGGGCGAGCAGATCGCCGTCCTCGATGCCTCGTCGACCGTGGGAGAGGAGCGCCGTCGCGACGATCGCGCCCGGTGTGGCGGCCGTCACACGGTCGATCTCGTTCATGGTGCGGTACGCGAGCCGCGTCACCATGGCCCGCTTGCGTGCGGGGCTGAGCTCGCCCTCGCGGAGCACGTGGGACGGGGGGAGCGAGTCCCCGCGGCTCCGCTGCGAGTCGACCTCGGCGAGCACGGCCTCCATGGTGACGGGCTCACCGAACTGCACGTTCAGCTTCCCGTACCGGCCGGCCAAGGTCTCCATGGCGCGGAGGAGCCCCCTCACGTCCTCTTTGCGCTTCTCGCCGCCCGTAAGCTCACGGACGAGCGACTTCTCTTCGACGATGCGCTCGTAGCCGATCGAGATCGGGCAAAAATAGACGCGTTTTCCGGCCGCGAGGGCGCCATCGACGATCATCGACAGGAGCCCGAGCTTGGGCGAGAGGAGCTTTCCCGTGCGGGATCTCCCGCCCTCGAGGAACACCTCGAGGGACTGCCCGTCGAGGATGAGCCTTCGCACGTACGCGTCGACCACCGCGCCGTAGAGGCGATCTCCCTTGAACGACCGGCGAATGAAGAACGCCCCGCCGCGGCGCAAGATGGGCCCGAGCGGGAAGAACGAGAGGTTGTCACCGGCGGCGATGACCGGGGCCGGCATGCGCGCGTGGTAGAAGACGCGCGTCAGAATGATGTAGTCGACGTGGGACTTGTGGGACGGGAGCAGCACCAAGGTGCCGTCCTTCGAGGCTTGTTTGAGCCGCTCGAGCCCCGTGACGTCGACCTCCACGTCCGAGTACATCTTGGCGAGGGTCGCGTCGAAGGCGGCGTCCATGACGCGCACCGCGTTCATGTCCTGGGCCGACTCGAGCTTTCGCAGCATCGCGTGGGCGCGGGCCGTGAGCGCGCGGCGCTCCTTGTTGCCTTCGCCGGCGAGCTCCACGATCGTGCGCGCGAGCTTCGGGCTCCGGACGACCTCGTCGCGGAGGCGATCGAGCGGCTTCTTGCTCGGGCCGACCACCGCGCGGCGCTCGCGCTCGAGGCGGCGGAGGAGCGCGTACGTGAGCCTTCGGACGAGCACCTCGTCGGACGAGCCGGGGCCCTCGGTCGCGAGGAACTGCGCGAGGTCCAGAGGCTCGCCCGCGCGAAGGATAACGTGTTGATAGTTAAGTAGAAATTGGGCGAGGGTGCGCAGCCTTCCGGGCCACTCGCGTGGGCCGAAGAGCGCGTCGACGACGCCTTGTTCCGCGCTGTCGGGGTGCTTCGACCAGACGAAGACCTGGGGCACGAGCAAGATCGGCTGGCTACCGTCCCGCGTGCGCTCGCGCTGGGCGTCGAGCAGGGCACGAAGGTACGCGTCGCCCTCGGTGCGGCCGCGCGTCGGTAAGAGCGCCGCGCGGGACCGGCCCGACACGATCGGCGGCGGCTCGAGGAGCGACGGGGGGCGCTTCAAGAAGAGCGCCGCCGAGTGGCCCCGGGCGAGCACGTCCGCGAGCTCGCGGGCGTAGGAGGCGTCGTCCCGGGGGACGACACGTTCCCACAGCCCGCGGGGGGTGGGGGAGAGCGCGGCGAGGCCGTGGTCGTTCGCGAAGCGGACGCGCGGCAGGCCGAGCTTCTTCGTGAGCACGTCGAGGGCGAAGTAGTCGACGACCGAGACGTTCCGGAGAACGTAGACGGCCGTGCCACGCGCGTCGGCCTCGCGCACACGGCGCGCCCACGCGTCGTCGACCGTCATGCGCTCGAACGCGCGGGCGGCGAGCCTCTCGACGACCCCTTCGCCCGTGCTCACGTGTCAGCCGCCGAAGACCTTCTGTGCGATCGCGATGATGCGCTTCGAGGTGTCGGCCGTGAGGCCCGTGCCCGGGTGGGGCCACGCGAAGTTCTCGCCTTTGACCTGGTTGCACGAGAGCGACACCATCACGTCGGCCGGGGGGCCGCCGGTGGCCGAGCCGAACGAGAAGCCGAACTCGGCGTAGAGGCAGTTCGTCGCGGCGTTCGTGAAGTTGCTCTTCGTGCCGAAGATCGCGAGCGCCTCTTCGCGCTGCGCCTTGTCGTTGAGGGCGCTGTAGCCGAGGATGCGGAAGTTGTGGAAGCGCTGGACCTGCTCCTGGCCGGGGGCGGGGGTCGCGGCGCCGCCGGGGATGAGGCCCGGCGGGATGAGGCCCGGCGGGAGCAACGACGCGCCGGCCGTGATCCACTGCTGGAGCTGGGGCGGGAGGCCGGGCACGGCGGCGCCCGGGGTGGCCGCGGCTTGGGCCGGGGGCTCGTAGTTCTGGAGCCGGTAGACCGTGATGGGCGCGTTCTTCATTTGGTCGAACGGGGCGGCCAGCGAGGGCGCGCAGCCGGTCGAGAACGCGAGGAGGCCCACGAAGGCCACGGCCGAGAGCGAACGAAGCGAGACGGAACGAAGGGACATTTCGAGACCTCCAAAGGGAGAAGACCGCGGCCAGAGAGAGCGGGCCCGCGGAGCTTACCAAGATTTCCACGGGCGAGCGGGCACAAGATCCGAACGTGCCGTCCGGCCTCGAGGCGGGCCCCTCTCGTTCGTCGGAATCGGGCCCGCGAGGCGAGGGAGGCGCGCTATGGAAGAAGGGAAATGTTCAAAGTAAAGAAGATTGATCACGTGGCCGTGTGTGTCGCCGACATCGACGCGGCGGCTGCAAAATACAAGGAAGCGCTCGGGCTCGAAGGCACCGTGAGGGAGGTCGTGGCCTCCCAGAAGACCGAGGCGCTCCTCCTCCCGATTGGGGACTCGAGCCTCGAGCTCATCGCGCCGAAGGGCAACGAGGGCCTCGCCAAGTTCCTCGAGAAGCGCGGGCCGGGCCTCCACCACGTGGCCGTCGAGGTCGAGGGGATCGAGGCCGCCCTCGCGTTCCTGAAGGGGATCGGTGTCCCGCTCATCGACGAGGCCCCCCGGAAGGGCGCACGCGGTCACAAGGTGGCGTTCGTGCATCCCAAAGCCACCGGCGGAGTCCTGGTCGAGCTCGTCGAGCCGGACGAGCAGGCGCACACCTGAGCTCGCGTTCGCGGCCGGTGCTTTCTGCCGCACGGAGGCCGGGGAGCCGCGCTTTGTGCCTCGGAGCGCTCGGATGTTTCATCCCGCGCTACGAGGCGAAACGGTGACGGGCGTGTTTCCATCGCGTCGAGGCGCTGCGATGCGGTGAAATCGGCATGGAAAAGCGGCCTCCTTCCTAGTACGGTTCGGCGCGTCGCTCACGCCCCACGGGCTGGGTAGAACCAGGAGGATCGCTTTGAAGATGTCCCGCACTCGGATGGTCTCGGCAGGGCTGGCTCTCGTCATGACGGCGACGGCGAGCGCTCCGGCGTTCGCGCAGCCCACTCCCGCGACGCCCCCCACCATCCCGGCGAAGCCCGCTCCCGCCCCCGCGGCGAAGCCTGCTCCTGCGCCGCAAGCCGCGCCGGCCGCCAAGCCCGCGGCCGCCCCTACAGCCCCCAAGGCCGCCCCGGCCCCGGCTGCCGCGAAGCCCGCCGATCCCAAGGCGCTCGTCAAGTCGGGCGACACCAAGATGAAGGCGGGCGACTTCGCGGGTGCGCTGGCCGATTATCAGGCTGCCGACGCCGTGAAGCCCACCCCGGAGCTCGCCTTCGCGATCGCCGAGTGCCACGACAAGCTGCTCGCCTTCCGCGACGCCGTGCCCGCGTACGAGCGCTTCCTCGCCGCTACGCCGCCGCCCGCGAAGCTCAAGGACAAGGTCGAGCCGGCGCAGAAGCGTGTCGCCGAGATCAAGGGCATGCCGGGAAAGGTCCACCTCGAGTCGGGCCCGCCCAACGCGACCGTCCTCGTCGACCAGAAGCCCTTCGCCGAGAAGACCCCGACGGACCTCGACCTCCCCCCGGGTAAACACACGATCCGCGTCGAGGCCGAGGGCTTCGAGCCCGCCGAGCGCGAGGTCGACGTGCTCTACGCGGCCAAACAAGACCTCTCGGTCGAGCTCGAAAAGAAGGCACCCCCGCCGCCTCCGCCGCCTCCCCCGGTGGTGGCCGAAGCTCCCAAGCCTGCGCCGCCCCCGCCGCCTCCGCCGCCTCCCCCGAGCAAGCTCCCCGCGTACATCACGGGCGGCATCGCGGTCGCCGCGCTCGGCGTCGGGACCGGATTCGGCATCGCGGCCCTGTCGAAGTCGAGCGACTTCAAAGACAACCCGACGACCGAGACCGCCGACGCGGGAGAGAACGCGGCGCTCGTGGCCGACATGTGCTTCGGCGTGGCCATCACGTTCGGTGTGACGTCGGCGGTGCTCTTCCTCACGAAGGACGCGCCCAAGGCCGCCCAGGTCGGAGCCCCGGCGAAGGTCGCCGCCAAGCCCAAGGCCGAGGCGCCGCGCGTGAGTATCGTTCCCCCGCCCTACATCACCCCACAAGGCGGCGGCGCGGGTGCGCTGATTCGTTTCTGATCGCGAGGCATCCCATGACGAAAAAAGCGCGCCTTCTTCTCCTCGTGGCCTCGCTGGGCGTGGCCTTCCTTGCCGGTTGTGAGCTCATCGTCGACTTCGATCGAACGAAGATCCCTGCCGAAGCCGTCGACTCGTCGGTGCCCCCGCGCGACTCGTCGACCGACACGTCCGCCCCCGATGCCGGCTCGGACGCGACGGCCGACGCGACCGTCGACGCCACGCCCGACGCGAGCCCCGACGCCGCCTCCGACGCGAGCTCGGACGCCTCCGGCGACGCGGCGGACGCGGCCGACGGTTCGTGAGCGGAGACACCCGAGGTTCGAACCAAGAGAGCGTCTACGGCAACGAGGCGTTCTTCGCTCAGCTCCTCGGCAAGGCCGTGGCGGCGCAGGCGAGCGACATGCACCTGCGCGTGGGGGCGCCCCCTTCCGCGCGGGTTCGTGGCGATCTCGTCCCCTTTCGAACCGATCCGCTGAAGGCCGCCGACACGGAGGCGATCGCGCGCCTCGTGCTTCGTGGCTCCAAGAGGGGTGTCGACCTCGACGCGCTCCAGGAGGTCGACGCCTCCTACGTGGCGCCTGGCGTGGGGCGTTTTCGCGTGAACGTGTACCGGCAGCGCGGCTCGATCGGGATCGTGCTCCGCGCCATTCCGACGCGCATCCCGCTCATGACCGAGCTCGGCGTCCCCGCCGCGTGCGTCCCCATGTGCGAAAAGGAGCGTGGCCTCGTGCTCGTGGTCGGCGCGGCCGGCAACGGCAAGAGCTCCACGTTGGCCAGCATGGTGGGCCACCTCAACGAGACGCGCGCGCTCCACATCGTCACGGTCGAAGATCCCATCGAGTTTCTCCACGAGGACCGGCGCTCGAGCATCAGCCAACGTGAGGTGCACATCGACACGGGCTCCTTCGCCGACGCCCTCCGCGCGGCGCTTCGGCAAGATCCGGACGTCATCCTCGTGGGCGAAATCCGCGACGAGCTCACGCTCGACGTGGCGCTGATGGCCGCCGAGACCGGGCACCTCGTCCTCGCGACGCTCCACACGCCCGACGTCACGCGCACGGTGAGCCGAGCCCTCGCGCTCTCGCCCAAGCGCGCCGGGGCGGTCGAGGAGATGCGCGATCGCCTCGCCGACTCTCTCCAGGGCATCGTCGCGCAGCGCCTCTTGCCGGCCGCCGAAGGGGGAGGCCGGGTCCTCGCCGCCGAGGTGCTC from Myxococcales bacterium carries:
- a CDS encoding PEGA domain-containing protein — translated: MSRTRMVSAGLALVMTATASAPAFAQPTPATPPTIPAKPAPAPAAKPAPAPQAAPAAKPAAAPTAPKAAPAPAAAKPADPKALVKSGDTKMKAGDFAGALADYQAADAVKPTPELAFAIAECHDKLLAFRDAVPAYERFLAATPPPAKLKDKVEPAQKRVAEIKGMPGKVHLESGPPNATVLVDQKPFAEKTPTDLDLPPGKHTIRVEAEGFEPAEREVDVLYAAKQDLSVELEKKAPPPPPPPPPVVAEAPKPAPPPPPPPPPPSKLPAYITGGIAVAALGVGTGFGIAALSKSSDFKDNPTTETADAGENAALVADMCFGVAITFGVTSAVLFLTKDAPKAAQVGAPAKVAAKPKAEAPRVSIVPPPYITPQGGGAGALIRF
- a CDS encoding 1-acyl-sn-glycerol-3-phosphate acyltransferase; this encodes MSTGEGVVERLAARAFERMTVDDAWARRVREADARGTAVYVLRNVSVVDYFALDVLTKKLGLPRVRFANDHGLAALSPTPRGLWERVVPRDDASYARELADVLARGHSAALFLKRPPSLLEPPPIVSGRSRAALLPTRGRTEGDAYLRALLDAQRERTRDGSQPILLVPQVFVWSKHPDSAEQGVVDALFGPREWPGRLRTLAQFLLNYQHVILRAGEPLDLAQFLATEGPGSSDEVLVRRLTYALLRRLERERRAVVGPSKKPLDRLRDEVVRSPKLARTIVELAGEGNKERRALTARAHAMLRKLESAQDMNAVRVMDAAFDATLAKMYSDVEVDVTGLERLKQASKDGTLVLLPSHKSHVDYIILTRVFYHARMPAPVIAAGDNLSFFPLGPILRRGGAFFIRRSFKGDRLYGAVVDAYVRRLILDGQSLEVFLEGGRSRTGKLLSPKLGLLSMIVDGALAAGKRVYFCPISIGYERIVEEKSLVRELTGGEKRKEDVRGLLRAMETLAGRYGKLNVQFGEPVTMEAVLAEVDSQRSRGDSLPPSHVLREGELSPARKRAMVTRLAYRTMNEIDRVTAATPGAIVATALLSHGRRGIEDGDLLALATRVFELLSRFGARFSPSASSDGRVVRISGLREATELFFRAGHLDVKTPGIPAEREARERTRLSGLPFAPRETGPRPGPGAFYVVRDERRHLLDLSKNGVVHHFVSRGLLATALFAQEGPPMTEEALSGRVLALSRLFKHEFSFRADAPFERIFDETLASMIDHGEIVRIDGGELTVGAGQAGADTRLYASILRPFVEGYRIAARALVALVKGPVAPKELGKRALALGDRMFLGGEIERKEAVSRALFDNAFQAFVDQGVLSREDGKLRLAESFARADAAQAIEGKIAGYLGRSSVA
- the mce gene encoding methylmalonyl-CoA epimerase, translated to MFKVKKIDHVAVCVADIDAAAAKYKEALGLEGTVREVVASQKTEALLLPIGDSSLELIAPKGNEGLAKFLEKRGPGLHHVAVEVEGIEAALAFLKGIGVPLIDEAPRKGARGHKVAFVHPKATGGVLVELVEPDEQAHT
- a CDS encoding PilT/PilU family type 4a pilus ATPase; its protein translation is MHLRVGAPPSARVRGDLVPFRTDPLKAADTEAIARLVLRGSKRGVDLDALQEVDASYVAPGVGRFRVNVYRQRGSIGIVLRAIPTRIPLMTELGVPAACVPMCEKERGLVLVVGAAGNGKSSTLASMVGHLNETRALHIVTVEDPIEFLHEDRRSSISQREVHIDTGSFADALRAALRQDPDVILVGEIRDELTLDVALMAAETGHLVLATLHTPDVTRTVSRALALSPKRAGAVEEMRDRLADSLQGIVAQRLLPAAEGGGRVLAAEVLVATGTVREAIKRPEHNPPLKELMEKGVHPYGMQTFEMHLQRLVAAGLVTRDVARAAASF